Proteins from a genomic interval of Bacteroides sp. AN502(2024):
- a CDS encoding phosphoribosylanthranilate isomerase has translation MINGKMIKVCGMREAENIQDVEAIEGIDMLGFIFYPKSPRYVYELPDYLPTHAQRVGIFVNEDKQIISMYADRFGLNYVQLHGNESPEYCRSLHSTGLKLIKAFSVDRSQDLEKIYEYEKVCDLFLFDTKCEQYGGSGNQFDWSILDIYNGHVPFLLSGGINSYSANILKEFKHPRLAGYDLNSRFEIQPGKKDPERIRTFLNELKLSF, from the coding sequence ATGATTAACGGAAAAATGATCAAAGTATGCGGTATGCGTGAAGCTGAAAACATACAGGATGTAGAGGCTATCGAAGGTATAGATATGCTGGGGTTTATCTTCTATCCTAAATCTCCCCGATATGTCTACGAACTTCCGGATTACTTGCCCACTCATGCCCAGCGTGTCGGAATTTTCGTCAACGAAGACAAGCAGATAATCAGCATGTATGCTGATCGTTTCGGACTGAATTATGTGCAGCTCCACGGAAATGAATCACCGGAATACTGCCGGTCTTTACATTCCACAGGATTGAAACTCATCAAAGCCTTTTCAGTAGACCGTTCCCAAGATTTGGAAAAGATATATGAATACGAAAAAGTATGTGATCTTTTTTTATTCGATACCAAATGCGAACAATATGGTGGTTCTGGAAATCAATTCGACTGGAGCATTCTGGATATATACAATGGGCATGTACCCTTCCTTTTAAGTGGAGGCATAAACTCATACAGTGCCAATATCCTTAAAGAATTCAAGCATCCCCGACTTGCCGGATACGATCTCAACAGCCGTTTTGAAATCCAACCGGGGAAAAAGGATCCGGAGCGTATCCGGACATTTTTAAACGAATTAAAATTATCATTTTAA
- the trpC gene encoding indole-3-glycerol phosphate synthase TrpC, translating into MKDILSEIIANKRFEVDLQKQTISIEQLQEGANEAPASRSMKQALASSTSGIIAEFKRRSPSKGWIKEKACPEEIVPSYAAAGASALSILTDEKFFGGSLKDIRTTRPLVEIPILRKDFIIDEYQLYQTKIIGADAILLIAAALEPEKCNELAEKAHELGLEVLLEIHSSEELIYINQKIDMVGINNRNLGTFFTDVENSFRLVGQLPQDAVWVSESGISDPEIVKRLRAAGFRGFLIGETFMKTQQPGETLQNFLQAIQ; encoded by the coding sequence ATGAAAGATATATTATCAGAGATTATAGCCAACAAACGATTTGAAGTTGACCTGCAAAAGCAGACTATCTCCATCGAGCAACTACAGGAAGGTGCCAACGAAGCTCCGGCCTCCCGTTCTATGAAGCAGGCATTAGCCTCTTCTACATCGGGAATTATCGCAGAATTCAAGCGTCGGTCTCCGTCCAAAGGATGGATAAAGGAAAAAGCATGCCCGGAAGAAATTGTTCCATCCTATGCAGCGGCAGGAGCCTCTGCTCTTTCCATCCTCACCGATGAAAAGTTTTTCGGAGGAAGCCTGAAAGATATCCGCACTACACGCCCTTTGGTAGAAATCCCCATTCTTAGGAAGGACTTCATCATTGACGAATACCAGCTTTATCAGACTAAGATCATCGGTGCTGATGCTATACTTCTTATCGCAGCGGCATTAGAACCGGAAAAATGTAACGAACTTGCAGAAAAAGCTCATGAATTAGGTTTGGAGGTTCTCCTGGAGATTCATAGCTCCGAGGAATTAATATACATCAACCAGAAAATAGATATGGTGGGAATCAACAACCGTAATCTGGGTACTTTCTTCACTGATGTAGAAAACTCTTTCCGCTTGGTCGGACAGCTCCCTCAAGATGCAGTATGGGTATCCGAGAGCGGCATCTCCGATCCGGAAATAGTAAAACGACTTCGGGCAGCCGGATTCCGAGGATTCCTAATCGGTGAAACATTTATGAAAACACAGCAACCGGGAGAAACTCTACAGAATTTTCTGCAAGCAATCCAATAA
- the zwf gene encoding glucose-6-phosphate dehydrogenase — MDKFAMIIFGASGDLTKRKLMPALCSLYRENRLTGEFSILGIGRTVYSDDNYRSYILEELQRFVKSEEQDTAFMASFVSHLYYLPMDPAKEDGYPQLRQRLVDLTGEADPDDLLFYLATPPSLYGVVPLFLKAVGLNTSHSRIIVEKPFGYDLESARELNKTYASVFNEHQIYRIDHFLGKETAQNVLAFRFANGIFEPLWNRNYIDYVEITAVENLGIEQRGGFYETAGALRDMVQNHLIQLVALTAMEPPAVFNADNFRNEVVKIYESLTPLNEVDLNEHIVRGQYTASGNKKGYREEKGVAPDSRTDTYIAMKLGISNWRWSGVPFYIRTGKQMPTKVTEIVVHFRETPHQMFHCAGGNCPRANKLILRLQPNEGIVLKIGMKVPGAGFEVHQVTMDFSYAQLGGVPSGDAYARLIDDCIQGDPTLFTRSDAVEASWKFFDPVLRYWKDNPDAPLYGYPAGTWGPLESEAMMHEHGADWTNPCKNLTNTDQYCEL; from the coding sequence ATGGATAAATTTGCAATGATAATTTTCGGTGCATCGGGTGACTTAACCAAGCGTAAGCTGATGCCTGCCCTTTGCTCCCTTTACCGTGAAAACCGGTTGACCGGAGAGTTTTCTATATTGGGCATCGGGCGTACGGTCTATTCTGACGATAACTACCGTTCTTATATATTGGAAGAACTGCAACGGTTTGTAAAGTCTGAAGAACAGGACACAGCTTTTATGGCTTCATTCGTCTCCCATCTCTACTATTTACCGATGGATCCGGCAAAAGAAGACGGTTATCCGCAACTTCGCCAACGTCTGGTCGACTTGACCGGTGAGGCAGATCCGGATGATCTACTGTTTTACCTTGCCACTCCGCCATCACTTTACGGAGTAGTGCCTTTGTTTCTGAAAGCTGTCGGACTCAACACTTCCCATTCACGTATCATTGTAGAGAAACCTTTCGGCTATGATCTCGAATCGGCGCGTGAACTGAATAAAACGTACGCCTCTGTATTCAATGAGCATCAGATTTACCGTATCGACCATTTTCTCGGTAAGGAAACGGCCCAGAATGTGTTGGCTTTCCGTTTTGCCAACGGTATCTTCGAACCTCTTTGGAACCGTAACTATATCGACTACGTAGAGATTACAGCCGTAGAAAATCTGGGTATCGAGCAACGTGGCGGTTTTTATGAAACAGCTGGTGCACTGCGGGATATGGTACAGAATCATTTGATACAGCTCGTAGCTCTTACCGCTATGGAGCCTCCTGCTGTTTTCAATGCGGACAATTTCCGCAATGAAGTGGTGAAGATCTACGAATCTCTCACTCCGTTGAATGAAGTGGATTTGAACGAACATATTGTTCGTGGACAATATACGGCCTCCGGTAATAAAAAGGGATACCGTGAAGAAAAAGGAGTGGCTCCCGATTCTCGTACGGATACTTATATTGCCATGAAACTGGGCATTAGTAACTGGCGTTGGAGTGGTGTTCCGTTCTACATTCGTACAGGTAAACAAATGCCGACGAAAGTAACGGAAATCGTTGTTCATTTCCGTGAAACACCTCATCAGATGTTTCATTGTGCTGGTGGCAACTGTCCGCGGGCTAATAAATTGATTCTTCGTTTGCAACCGAATGAAGGAATTGTGCTCAAGATCGGAATGAAAGTTCCCGGTGCAGGCTTCGAAGTCCATCAGGTGACGATGGATTTCAGTTATGCACAGTTGGGCGGTGTGCCTAGTGGCGACGCTTATGCCCGTCTGATAGACGATTGTATCCAGGGTGATCCGACTTTATTTACTCGAAGTGATGCAGTAGAAGCCTCATGGAAATTTTTCGACCCGGTACTCCGCTATTGGAAAGATAACCCCGATGCGCCTCTTTATGGTTATCCCGCAGGTACGTGGGGACCCTTAGAAAGCGAAGCGATGATGCATGAACATGGAGCTGACTGGACGAATCCATGTAAGAATTTGACAAATACAGATCAATATTGTGAATTATGA
- a CDS encoding GDP-L-fucose synthase family protein, whose translation MEKNAKIYVAGHRGLVGSAIWKNLLDKEYTNLIGRTHKELDLLDGMAVRKFFDEEQPEYVFLAAAFVGGIMANSIYRADFIYKNLQIQQNVIGESFRHQVKKLLFLGSTCIYPRDAEQPMKEDVLLTSPLEYTNEPYAIAKIAGLKMCESFNLQYGTNYIAVMPTNLYGPNDNFDLERSHVLPAMIRKIHLAHCLKEGNWIAVRKDLNLRPVEGINGDSPKEKILAILQKYGISETEVTLWGTGTPLREFLWSEEMADASVFVMEHVNFKDTYNEDSKDIRNCHINIGTGKEITIRQLAELIVATVGYRGKLTFDSSKPDGTMRKLTDPSKLHALGWHHRIEIEEGVQRMYEWYLK comes from the coding sequence ATGGAAAAGAATGCAAAGATATATGTGGCAGGACACCGCGGACTTGTGGGATCTGCTATCTGGAAGAATTTGCTGGATAAAGAATACACCAATCTGATAGGCCGTACACACAAAGAGCTTGATCTGCTGGATGGTATGGCTGTCCGTAAATTCTTCGATGAAGAACAGCCGGAATATGTATTCCTTGCTGCTGCCTTTGTGGGTGGAATCATGGCAAACAGCATCTACCGTGCCGACTTTATATATAAGAATCTACAAATTCAACAGAATGTCATCGGAGAGAGTTTCCGTCACCAGGTGAAAAAGTTGCTCTTTCTAGGTAGCACGTGTATTTATCCACGTGATGCCGAACAGCCGATGAAGGAAGATGTATTGCTTACTTCACCGTTGGAATATACCAACGAACCGTATGCAATCGCTAAAATTGCCGGACTGAAAATGTGCGAAAGCTTCAACTTGCAATATGGAACGAACTATATCGCTGTGATGCCGACAAACCTTTATGGACCGAATGATAATTTCGACCTGGAACGCAGTCATGTATTGCCTGCCATGATTCGTAAGATTCATCTAGCACATTGCCTGAAAGAGGGAAATTGGATAGCTGTACGCAAGGATCTAAACCTACGTCCGGTGGAAGGCATCAACGGCGACAGTCCGAAAGAAAAAATACTGGCCATTCTGCAAAAATATGGAATTAGTGAAACAGAAGTTACTCTTTGGGGCACAGGCACTCCACTCCGCGAATTCCTTTGGAGCGAAGAAATGGCAGATGCCAGTGTCTTCGTAATGGAACATGTAAACTTCAAAGATACTTATAACGAAGATAGCAAAGACATCCGCAACTGCCATATCAACATCGGAACCGGCAAGGAAATTACAATCCGCCAACTGGCCGAGCTTATCGTAGCAACTGTTGGTTATCGAGGAAAACTGACCTTCGACAGTAGCAAACCGGACGGTACAATGCGCAAACTGACCGATCCTTCAAAACTGCATGCTCTAGGCTGGCACCATAGAATTGAAATCGAGGAAGGCGTACAAAGAATGTACGAATGGTACTTGAAATAA
- a CDS encoding AMP-binding protein produces MEQSFIAYIENSIKNNWDLDALTDYKGATLQYKDVARKIEKLHIIFEESGIRKGDKIAVCGRNSSHWGVTFLATLTYGAVIVPILHEFKADNVHNIVNHSEAKLLFVGDMVWENLNESAMPLLEGILMMNDFSLLVSRSERLTHAREHLNEMFGKKYPKNFRKEHVTYHKDEPEELAVINYTSGTTSYSKGVMLPYRSLWSNTKFAFEVLDLQAGDKIVSMLPMAHMYGLAFEFLYEFSVGCHIYFLTRMPSPKIIFQAFEEVKPNLIVAVPLIIEKIIKKSVLPKLETPAMKILLKVPIINDKIKATVREEMIKAFGGNFKAVIVGGAAFNQEVEQFLKMIDFPYTVGYGMTECGPIICYEDWKRFKPGSCGKAVPRMDVKVLSSDPENIVGEIVCKGPNVMVGYYKNEEATREVIDKDGWLHTGDLALMDAEGNITIKGRSKNLLLSASGQNIYPEEIEDKLNNLPYVAESIIVQQNNKLVGLVYPDFDDAFAHGLKNEDIEQVMEENRVALNAMLPAYSQISKMKIYPEEFEKTPKKSIKRYLYQEAKG; encoded by the coding sequence ATGGAACAAAGTTTTATAGCCTATATTGAGAATAGTATCAAAAATAATTGGGATTTGGATGCCCTGACTGATTATAAAGGTGCAACTTTACAGTATAAAGACGTAGCTCGCAAAATCGAAAAACTCCATATCATTTTTGAAGAAAGCGGCATCCGCAAAGGAGATAAGATTGCCGTTTGCGGAAGAAACAGCTCTCATTGGGGAGTAACTTTCCTCGCCACACTGACATATGGAGCAGTTATCGTACCTATCCTCCATGAATTTAAAGCGGACAATGTGCATAACATCGTCAATCATTCCGAAGCCAAATTACTGTTTGTGGGAGATATGGTGTGGGAAAACCTGAATGAGTCGGCGATGCCGCTATTGGAAGGTATCCTGATGATGAACGACTTCAGCCTGCTGGTGTCACGCAGCGAACGACTTACGCATGCACGCGAACATCTGAACGAAATGTTCGGCAAAAAGTACCCGAAGAACTTCCGCAAAGAACATGTCACTTATCATAAAGACGAACCGGAAGAATTGGCAGTTATCAATTATACTTCAGGAACAACAAGTTATTCGAAAGGAGTGATGCTCCCCTACCGCAGTCTGTGGTCGAATACAAAATTTGCATTTGAAGTATTAGACCTGCAAGCGGGAGATAAGATTGTATCCATGCTCCCTATGGCACACATGTACGGACTGGCTTTCGAATTCCTCTATGAATTTTCCGTGGGTTGTCACATCTACTTCCTCACCCGTATGCCGAGTCCAAAGATCATTTTCCAGGCTTTCGAGGAAGTGAAACCAAATTTGATTGTTGCTGTGCCGCTCATCATCGAAAAAATCATCAAGAAGAGCGTACTCCCAAAACTAGAGACTCCTGCAATGAAGATATTATTAAAAGTACCTATTATCAATGACAAGATAAAAGCAACAGTGCGCGAAGAAATGATCAAGGCATTCGGTGGAAACTTCAAGGCTGTTATTGTAGGAGGTGCTGCTTTCAATCAGGAAGTAGAGCAGTTCTTGAAAATGATTGATTTCCCCTACACGGTAGGATATGGAATGACGGAATGTGGTCCGATTATTTGTTACGAAGATTGGAAAAGATTCAAACCGGGTTCATGCGGAAAGGCCGTACCGCGCATGGACGTGAAAGTATTGTCATCCGATCCCGAGAACATCGTTGGTGAAATCGTATGTAAAGGTCCAAATGTAATGGTGGGATATTATAAAAATGAAGAAGCCACCCGAGAAGTCATCGACAAAGACGGATGGCTACATACAGGTGATTTAGCTTTGATGGATGCCGAAGGAAATATTACGATCAAAGGACGCAGCAAGAACCTATTATTGAGTGCCAGCGGACAGAATATCTATCCGGAAGAAATTGAAGATAAATTGAACAACTTGCCATATGTGGCTGAAAGCATTATCGTTCAGCAGAATAATAAACTTGTCGGACTTGTTTATCCCGATTTTGACGATGCTTTCGCTCACGGTCTAAAGAATGAAGACATTGAGCAAGTTATGGAAGAAAACCGGGTGGCATTGAATGCTATGCTACCGGCATATAGCCAAATATCCAAGATGAAAATCTATCCGGAAGAATTCGAAAAGACACCGAAGAAGAGCATCAAGCGTTACTTATATCAGGAAGCAAAAGGCTAA
- the trpA gene encoding tryptophan synthase subunit alpha, translating to MNRIHQLFSSNKKDILSIYFCAGTPTLDGTSDVIRTLEKHGVSMIEIGIPFSDPMADGIVIQNAATQALRNGMSLKLLFEQLRDIRKNVRIPLILMGYLNPIMQFGFENFCRRCVECGIDGVIIPDLPFRDYQEHYHIIAECYGIKMIMLITPETSEERVREIDTHTDGFIYMVSSAATTGAQQNFNEQKRAYFKKIEDMHLNNPLMVGFGISNKATFQAACGHASGAIIGSKFVTLLEEEKGPEKAILKLKEELK from the coding sequence ATGAATAGAATTCATCAACTTTTCAGTAGCAACAAGAAAGACATACTTTCTATTTATTTTTGTGCCGGTACTCCTACATTAGATGGTACCTCCGATGTAATCCGCACGCTCGAAAAACATGGAGTGAGTATGATTGAAATCGGTATTCCCTTCAGTGATCCGATGGCAGATGGCATTGTTATCCAAAATGCCGCCACTCAAGCATTGCGTAACGGCATGTCCTTAAAACTTCTTTTTGAACAATTGAGGGATATCCGCAAGAATGTAAGAATCCCACTTATACTCATGGGATATCTAAACCCAATCATGCAATTCGGATTTGAGAACTTCTGTCGCAGATGTGTGGAATGTGGTATTGACGGTGTCATTATCCCCGATCTCCCTTTTCGCGATTATCAAGAACATTACCATATCATTGCCGAATGTTATGGCATCAAAATGATTATGCTCATCACACCGGAAACCAGCGAAGAACGGGTACGCGAAATAGATACACATACCGACGGATTCATCTACATGGTTTCATCAGCGGCAACCACCGGAGCACAACAGAATTTCAATGAACAAAAACGGGCTTACTTCAAAAAGATAGAAGATATGCATCTGAACAATCCGCTGATGGTAGGATTCGGTATCTCCAATAAAGCTACTTTTCAGGCTGCTTGTGGACATGCTTCCGGAGCTATCATCGGCAGTAAATTCGTTACTCTGCTTGAAGAAGAAAAAGGCCCGGAAAAAGCCATTCTGAAATTAAAAGAAGAGTTGAAGTAA
- a CDS encoding asparaginase, with the protein MRAETPSVLLIYTGGTIGMIENPETGALENFNFDHLLKHVPELKRFNYRISSYPFDPPIDSSDMEPAYWAKLVKIINYNYDYFDGFVILHGTDTMAYTASALSFMLENLSKPVILTGSQLPIGTLRTDGKENLITAIEIAAAKNPDGTAIVPEVCIFFENHLMRGNRTTKINAENFNAFRSFNYPPLARVGIHIKYEPNLIRKPDPTKPLKPHYLFDTNVVILTLFPGIQESIVTSLLHVPGLKAVVMKTFGSGNAPQKEWFIRQLKEATNRGIIIVNITQCASGAVEMGRYETGMHLLEAGVISGYDSTPECAITKLMFLLGHGLPNKDIRNKMNSCLIGEITKS; encoded by the coding sequence ATGAGAGCAGAAACTCCTTCCGTTTTGTTAATTTACACAGGTGGAACTATCGGAATGATAGAAAATCCGGAAACAGGTGCCTTAGAAAACTTCAACTTCGATCATTTGCTTAAACATGTGCCCGAGCTGAAGAGATTCAATTACCGCATCTCTTCCTACCCATTCGATCCCCCCATCGACTCTTCGGATATGGAACCTGCTTACTGGGCAAAACTCGTAAAAATCATCAATTACAATTATGATTATTTCGATGGGTTCGTCATCCTTCATGGAACAGACACAATGGCTTACACAGCTTCTGCATTAAGTTTCATGCTCGAAAATCTAAGCAAACCCGTCATCCTGACAGGTTCCCAGCTCCCGATCGGGACTTTGCGCACAGATGGAAAAGAAAACCTTATTACAGCCATTGAAATCGCAGCAGCTAAAAATCCAGATGGTACTGCTATCGTTCCTGAAGTTTGCATTTTCTTTGAGAACCATTTGATGCGTGGCAACCGTACCACCAAAATCAATGCGGAGAATTTCAATGCTTTCCGCTCTTTCAATTATCCGCCATTGGCACGAGTGGGCATCCACATAAAATATGAGCCTAATCTCATTCGAAAACCAGACCCGACCAAACCTCTAAAGCCACATTATCTGTTCGACACCAATGTGGTTATTCTGACACTTTTTCCAGGCATTCAAGAGAGCATCGTGACTTCTTTGCTTCATGTCCCGGGATTGAAAGCTGTTGTCATGAAAACCTTCGGTTCAGGAAATGCTCCGCAAAAAGAATGGTTCATCCGCCAACTAAAGGAAGCTACCAATCGTGGAATTATCATTGTCAACATTACACAATGTGCCTCCGGAGCGGTAGAAATGGGACGTTACGAAACAGGAATGCATCTTCTGGAAGCAGGTGTGATCAGCGGGTATGATAGTACTCCCGAATGTGCCATAACCAAACTCATGTTTTTATTAGGACATGGATTACCCAACAAGGATATCCGAAATAAAATGAACTCCTGCCTAATAGGAGAAATCACCAAGTCTTAA
- the gmd gene encoding GDP-mannose 4,6-dehydratase — protein sequence MKKALISGITGQDGSYLAEFLLQKGYEVHGILRRSSSFNTGRIEHLYFDEWVRDMKQKRTINLHYGDMTDSSSLIRIIQQVRPDEIYNLAAQSHVKVSFDVPEYTAEADAIGTLRMLEAVRILGLEKKTRIYQASTSELFGKVQEVPQKETTPFYPRSPYGVAKQYGFWITKNYRESYGMFAVNGILFNHESERRGETFVTRKISLAAARIAQGEQDKLYLGNLDARRDWGYAKDYVECMWLILQHDVPEDFVIATGEMHTVREFATLAFKEAGIELRWEGKDINEKGIDVATGKILVEVDPKYFRPSEVEQLLGDPTKAKTLLGWDPRKTSFEKLVSIMVHHDMAKVKRMIATKH from the coding sequence ATGAAAAAAGCCCTAATTTCAGGCATCACCGGGCAAGATGGTTCTTACCTTGCCGAATTTCTATTACAAAAAGGTTACGAAGTACACGGTATACTCCGTCGTTCTTCCTCATTCAATACAGGACGTATTGAACATTTGTATTTCGACGAGTGGGTGCGCGACATGAAACAGAAACGTACGATTAATCTGCATTATGGGGATATGACAGATTCTAGTTCGTTAATTCGTATTATTCAACAGGTACGACCGGATGAAATCTACAATCTCGCAGCTCAAAGCCATGTGAAGGTTTCATTCGATGTTCCGGAATACACTGCCGAAGCAGATGCTATCGGTACGTTGCGTATGCTCGAGGCTGTACGCATTCTGGGACTGGAAAAGAAAACCCGCATCTACCAGGCTTCTACTTCCGAATTGTTTGGTAAGGTGCAGGAAGTTCCACAAAAAGAGACAACTCCATTCTATCCCCGTTCTCCGTATGGGGTAGCCAAACAATATGGTTTTTGGATTACTAAAAACTATCGCGAAAGCTATGGTATGTTTGCAGTAAATGGAATTCTGTTCAATCACGAGAGCGAACGCCGTGGTGAGACGTTCGTTACCCGTAAAATCTCGCTTGCTGCCGCACGTATCGCACAGGGGGAACAGGACAAACTGTATTTGGGTAATCTGGATGCACGCCGTGACTGGGGATATGCCAAAGATTACGTCGAATGTATGTGGCTGATCCTGCAACATGATGTTCCCGAAGATTTCGTAATTGCTACAGGAGAAATGCACACAGTACGCGAATTCGCTACGTTAGCATTCAAAGAAGCAGGCATTGAACTCCGTTGGGAAGGTAAAGACATCAATGAAAAAGGCATCGATGTAGCCACCGGAAAGATTCTGGTAGAAGTTGATCCTAAATATTTTCGTCCATCGGAAGTAGAACAACTGCTAGGTGACCCGACAAAGGCTAAAACACTGTTGGGATGGGATCCACGCAAAACGTCATTCGAAAAACTAGTAAGTATCATGGTGCACCACGATATGGCAAAAGTGAAACGAATGATTGCTACCAAACACTAA
- the gnd gene encoding decarboxylating NADP(+)-dependent phosphogluconate dehydrogenase, giving the protein MANQNKTDIGLIGLAVMGENLALNMESKGWHVSVYNRTVPGIEEGVVEHFLKGRAKGKNIEGYTDIKVFVDSIAIPRKIMMMVRAGSPVDELMDQLFPLLSPGDILIDGGNSNYEDTNRRVRLAESKGVLFIGSGVSGGEEGALNGASIMPGGSEKAWSEVKPILQSIAAKVPDGTPCCQWVGPAGSGHFVKMIHNGIEYGDMQLIAEAYWVMKKLLDLTNEEISDVFARWNEGKLSSYLIEITANILRHKDKSGGYLVDKILDAAGQKGTGKWSVINAMELGMPLGLIATAVFERSLSSQKNLRHLASKQFQCQHTQPVYNKVELVKNIFSALYASKLVSYAQGFAVLQRASDAFDWQLDLASIARMWRGGCIIRSIFLNDIAAAFEATDKPEHLLLAPYFKEEMKTLLPRWKSLVVEAMKEGLPVPAFSSALNYFYSLTSADLPTNLVQAQRDYFGAHTFERKDELRGQFFHENWTGHGGDTKSGTYNV; this is encoded by the coding sequence ATGGCGAATCAGAATAAAACAGATATAGGACTTATCGGCTTGGCTGTGATGGGTGAGAATCTTGCTTTAAATATGGAGAGTAAGGGATGGCATGTATCGGTTTATAACCGTACTGTTCCCGGAATAGAAGAGGGTGTGGTGGAGCACTTTCTGAAGGGGCGTGCGAAAGGTAAAAACATCGAAGGATACACAGATATAAAAGTATTTGTAGATTCGATAGCTATTCCTCGTAAGATCATGATGATGGTTCGCGCCGGAAGTCCGGTTGATGAACTGATGGATCAGCTTTTCCCATTGCTTTCACCAGGAGACATTCTTATTGATGGTGGTAATTCTAATTACGAAGATACGAACCGCCGTGTCCGACTGGCAGAATCGAAGGGAGTTCTTTTCATCGGTAGCGGTGTGTCTGGTGGTGAAGAAGGAGCTTTGAATGGAGCTTCTATTATGCCCGGCGGTTCGGAAAAAGCATGGTCGGAAGTGAAACCGATTCTTCAAAGTATTGCGGCAAAAGTACCGGATGGTACTCCCTGTTGCCAATGGGTGGGGCCTGCCGGATCAGGTCATTTTGTGAAGATGATTCATAACGGTATTGAATATGGCGATATGCAACTGATTGCCGAGGCCTACTGGGTGATGAAAAAGTTACTAGATCTGACCAATGAGGAGATATCTGATGTTTTTGCCCGTTGGAATGAAGGCAAACTTAGCAGTTATCTGATCGAAATCACCGCCAACATTTTGCGGCATAAAGACAAATCCGGAGGTTATCTAGTTGATAAAATCTTGGATGCAGCCGGACAGAAAGGAACCGGTAAATGGTCGGTTATCAATGCGATGGAACTCGGTATGCCGTTAGGACTCATTGCTACAGCGGTATTCGAACGAAGCCTGTCTTCACAGAAAAACTTGCGTCATTTGGCTTCCAAACAATTCCAATGTCAACATACACAACCTGTATATAACAAGGTGGAACTCGTAAAGAATATCTTTTCTGCCCTTTATGCTTCCAAATTAGTCTCTTATGCTCAGGGGTTCGCCGTGTTGCAACGGGCGTCCGATGCTTTCGACTGGCAGCTCGACTTGGCTTCCATTGCTCGTATGTGGCGTGGGGGATGCATCATTCGCAGTATATTCCTGAACGACATTGCAGCTGCCTTCGAAGCCACCGACAAGCCTGAGCACTTATTGTTGGCTCCTTATTTTAAAGAAGAAATGAAGACGCTGCTTCCGAGATGGAAGAGCTTGGTGGTGGAAGCCATGAAAGAAGGACTTCCTGTTCCTGCTTTCTCTTCTGCCCTGAACTATTTCTATTCGCTCACTTCTGCTGATCTGCCCACCAATCTTGTACAGGCACAACGCGATTATTTCGGTGCACATACTTTTGAGCGTAAGGATGAGTTGCGCGGACAGTTTTTCCACGAGAACTGGACAGGTCACGGAGGGGATACGAAATCGGGTACATATAATGTTTAA